In Lentibacillus amyloliquefaciens, one DNA window encodes the following:
- a CDS encoding IS3 family transposase, whose protein sequence is MTIILKIIGIPRSTHYHRKYYRVEEKQVSEGRPAPGYSTHQDGHKVPDDQIKEFLLELIAGEYHNFGYRKLTKMLRRAYKLQINKKKVYRLCKELDILRPQRRKRIKHPRELARNRTITASDQLWEADIKYGYIQGEDRFLFICSIIDICDRSIIDYHVGLECTAKNVVQILNSALSKRQLFDQQDMPVMRTDNGPQFISHAFEAFCEDQEMEHERIPPKTPNMNAHIESFHRIMEDDCLSDRELKTYGEAYQAIMEFMDFYNNRRIHSSILDLTPMEFYELQKGGKTGIKDIRV, encoded by the coding sequence GTGACGATTATCTTAAAAATTATTGGCATACCACGTTCCACCCACTATCATCGAAAATACTACAGGGTGGAAGAAAAGCAAGTAAGTGAGGGGCGCCCAGCACCAGGATACTCGACCCATCAGGACGGGCATAAAGTTCCTGACGACCAAATTAAAGAGTTTTTATTAGAGCTCATCGCCGGCGAATACCATAATTTCGGCTATCGGAAATTGACCAAAATGCTCCGTCGTGCTTATAAGCTGCAAATCAATAAAAAGAAAGTGTACCGCCTGTGTAAGGAACTGGATATCCTGCGCCCACAGAGAAGAAAACGAATCAAACACCCAAGGGAATTAGCGCGCAATCGCACCATAACAGCTTCTGATCAACTTTGGGAGGCTGATATCAAATATGGCTATATTCAAGGCGAGGATCGGTTTCTCTTCATCTGTTCGATTATTGATATCTGTGACAGGTCCATTATTGACTACCATGTTGGGCTTGAATGCACAGCCAAAAATGTCGTACAGATTCTGAACAGTGCCCTGTCAAAAAGGCAGCTATTTGACCAGCAGGATATGCCTGTGATGCGAACGGACAACGGTCCACAGTTTATCTCGCATGCGTTTGAGGCCTTCTGTGAGGATCAGGAGATGGAACATGAACGGATTCCGCCTAAAACGCCAAATATGAACGCCCATATTGAGTCCTTTCATCGCATTATGGAAGATGATTGTCTCTCAGATCGTGAGTTAAAGACTTATGGAGAAGCCTATCAAGCTATCATGGAATTTATGGACTTTTATAATAATCGACGCATTCATTCCAGTATTCTAGACCTGACACCAATGGAATTTTATGAGCTGCAAAAAGGTGGCAAGACGGGAATTAAAGACATTCGGGTTTAA
- a CDS encoding CARDB domain-containing protein: MGDSANSSFPANIAGTWTIRATVRIHGGRVQQLINVTVNAPDIEITEVSSPPPDSIHKGDTLQIRAYVDNIGGVQETEPFDVELRVDDTPVQSVELDEPGWVEFSYLFNHDQGDHKIEIVADANNDVMEESEDNNNRVFWTNVPNREPEANFEWTPGEPIVNESNARVYSTSTDPDGEELSYQWEYTAPNGDTGTFGTSKEFRELMEQIGDWEVTLHIEDEYGGTDSITKTITVYQKNELNAQILHTEEWAEERGISQSDPDFLAGEGFVVEAETTEQP; this comes from the coding sequence TTGGGTGACTCCGCTAATAGCAGTTTTCCTGCAAACATAGCAGGTACGTGGACAATCCGTGCTACTGTCAGGATACATGGGGGAAGGGTTCAACAACTAATAAATGTTACCGTCAATGCCCCTGACATTGAAATAACAGAAGTAAGTTCTCCTCCTCCTGATTCGATTCATAAAGGAGATACATTACAGATCCGTGCATATGTCGATAACATTGGCGGTGTTCAGGAAACGGAACCTTTTGATGTTGAACTAAGAGTTGATGACACGCCTGTTCAGTCCGTCGAATTGGACGAACCGGGCTGGGTAGAATTTTCTTATTTATTCAATCATGACCAAGGAGATCATAAAATCGAGATCGTAGCCGATGCGAATAACGACGTAATGGAAGAATCGGAAGACAATAATAATCGTGTCTTTTGGACAAACGTCCCGAACCGGGAGCCGGAAGCCAACTTTGAGTGGACGCCGGGAGAACCTATTGTGAATGAAAGTAACGCAAGGGTTTATTCCACAAGCACAGATCCGGATGGAGAGGAATTATCATATCAATGGGAATATACGGCTCCAAATGGTGATACAGGTACATTCGGTACATCCAAGGAATTCCGGGAGCTGATGGAGCAAATTGGCGATTGGGAAGTGACTCTGCATATAGAGGATGAATACGGAGGAACTGATTCCATAACAAAAACTATCACGGTTTATCAGAAAAATGAATTAAACGCCCAAATCCTGCATACAGAGGAATGGGCGGAAGAACGTGGCATATCTCAATCAGATCCTGATTTTCTTGCCGGAGAGGGATTCGTGGTAGAAGCGGAAACAACCGAACAGCCGTGA
- a CDS encoding CapA family protein: protein MGKMTFFATGDSFITRRLPSTASESFRQLSGLIQSADVRFNNLETTTHVLEGYPSAFSGGTWAMSPPDVLQDIRDYGFNLLAWANNHTMDYSYGGLLATKRYLNQYGFVHAGAGEDLAEASAPRYLETPPGRVALISVTSTFHESWRAGSQRPDMHGRPGVNPLRYDTTFYVSRQELDQLKAIAENTMINAERNLSIKEGFETDNSDDSFVFGGHYFTEGSTTEKVTTPKEADMRRLERSIDEARRQADVVMVSIHSHEMEGEDKAVPPQFLKEASRKCIDGGADAVMGHGPHVLRGIEIYQNKPIFYSLGNFIFQNDTVEALPADFYDKYGLSSEANVADALDARSGNNTKGLGVNKHVWESVVAVWEMDNGQITDIKLYPIELGFDLPRYERGWPVLSKSESPLEQLQHLSKPFGTDITIQDGVGIVSLQA from the coding sequence ATGGGAAAAATGACATTCTTCGCAACCGGTGACAGTTTTATAACACGGCGTTTGCCATCAACGGCGTCGGAGTCTTTCCGGCAGCTTTCCGGATTAATACAATCTGCGGATGTGCGCTTTAACAATTTGGAAACAACAACGCATGTACTGGAAGGATACCCTTCCGCTTTCAGTGGCGGAACCTGGGCGATGTCCCCGCCGGATGTGTTACAGGACATTCGGGACTATGGATTCAATCTGCTTGCGTGGGCGAATAACCACACGATGGATTATTCTTACGGTGGTCTCTTGGCCACTAAGCGTTATTTAAACCAGTATGGATTTGTCCATGCGGGTGCTGGTGAGGATTTAGCAGAAGCCAGTGCCCCGAGATACCTGGAAACCCCGCCCGGCAGGGTAGCTTTAATCAGTGTGACATCTACTTTTCACGAGTCATGGCGAGCCGGCAGCCAGCGTCCGGATATGCACGGACGTCCCGGCGTCAATCCGTTAAGATACGACACGACCTTTTATGTCAGCCGCCAGGAGTTAGATCAATTAAAGGCCATTGCTGAGAATACCATGATTAATGCGGAAAGAAACCTCTCAATTAAAGAGGGCTTTGAGACAGACAACAGTGATGACTCATTTGTCTTTGGCGGTCATTATTTTACAGAAGGATCAACAACAGAGAAGGTTACAACACCTAAAGAAGCAGATATGAGAAGACTCGAGCGCTCGATTGACGAAGCCCGGCGCCAGGCAGACGTGGTTATGGTGAGCATTCACTCTCACGAAATGGAAGGGGAAGATAAAGCTGTTCCCCCACAATTTCTTAAAGAAGCTTCCCGCAAGTGCATAGACGGGGGAGCGGATGCCGTGATGGGTCATGGTCCCCATGTTTTGAGAGGCATTGAAATCTATCAGAACAAACCCATTTTTTACAGCCTGGGCAACTTTATCTTTCAAAATGATACGGTAGAAGCACTTCCTGCCGACTTTTATGACAAATACGGTTTGAGTTCGGAAGCAAATGTTGCGGATGCACTGGACGCAAGAAGCGGGAACAACACCAAAGGCCTCGGTGTCAACAAACATGTATGGGAATCGGTGGTGGCCGTCTGGGAAATGGACAATGGCCAAATCACAGATATTAAATTGTATCCGATTGAATTAGGATTCGATTTACCCCGGTATGAAAGGGGCTGGCCCGTCCTAAGCAAAAGTGAAAGCCCGTTAGAACAGCTGCAGCATTTGAGCAAACCATTTGGAACTGATATCACCATACAGGACGGGGTTGGAATCGTTTCTCTGCAGGCATAA
- a CDS encoding nuclease-related domain-containing protein, whose protein sequence is MILKNRTKPLPLVKLDAIIPRLDPQFPLLTKIKLDAKIRQQGYTGERKVDYPLDSLAPTCTILHDVYLRINGKNIQIDSVILTNYQITLLESKNYYGTIIFNTLLKQLVRDNGQMEDWSPNERGSSSFG, encoded by the coding sequence ATGATCCTCAAAAATCGTACTAAACCCCTTCCACTTGTGAAACTCGATGCTATTATTCCACGCCTGGACCCGCAATTTCCGCTTCTCACCAAAATAAAATTAGATGCGAAAATTCGCCAGCAAGGCTATACAGGCGAACGTAAGGTTGACTATCCCCTCGACAGCCTTGCGCCCACATGCACGATTCTGCACGATGTTTACCTCCGCATTAATGGCAAAAACATCCAAATAGATTCTGTTATTCTCACTAACTACCAGATCACACTCTTGGAGTCGAAAAACTATTACGGCACCATCATATTCAACACCCTGCTCAAGCAGCTTGTCCGGGATAACGGCCAAATGGAAGACTGGTCTCCGAACGAACGGGGAAGTTCGTCTTTTGGGTGA
- a CDS encoding LysM peptidoglycan-binding domain-containing protein translates to MKKKSLLTLIFALLFAMVVPLEVMGSQSAPGFDPADGMYIKADTEHYWKGRYSNGRVFSEYIAKELAGDYNNLTNYAVGGAFTGVMTGTKGAADERSNWSPWLKGWDGVQQTERFLADMNGQADPKALYIISVGGNDAYAVEDLGAERAAELSSDFALKMVQNLVEGGVKYILLPNRFVDQRTDLTSFGDMQNQQVVQKIEQYLALDTTPDDVEIIYGHNQRLRANIEEQGFEKFGYKSMGFYMISDWVPAYGYGLVSEDNSDIFPTNDQEDIYGGYDNYSTDSKYYKPEAAGWEPDDFYTYDEYHLSSRSQKHMATYLLNSDITTDDGIFNKVYNGEVSDFAKAIADGTIPAEYSKVYTFGDSSIDIGRGLEVTTELVENRGKPKNSSYTVKPGDNLWTISKEKYYGELTNKRIARQVWAIYQANQDQIQNPNLIYPNQTIKLPTMNGSMNK, encoded by the coding sequence ATGAAGAAAAAATCTTTATTGACTTTAATATTTGCACTTCTTTTCGCTATGGTTGTGCCCCTCGAAGTAATGGGATCACAATCGGCACCAGGTTTCGATCCCGCTGACGGAATGTATATAAAAGCCGATACTGAGCACTACTGGAAAGGCCGGTATTCTAATGGCCGGGTCTTCTCTGAGTACATTGCAAAGGAATTGGCTGGTGACTATAATAATTTAACAAATTATGCTGTTGGCGGAGCTTTTACTGGTGTCATGACAGGTACTAAGGGCGCAGCAGATGAACGTTCCAACTGGTCCCCTTGGTTGAAAGGCTGGGACGGCGTACAACAAACCGAAAGATTTCTCGCAGATATGAATGGGCAAGCAGATCCCAAAGCCCTCTATATTATCAGCGTCGGTGGAAATGATGCTTATGCCGTTGAAGATCTTGGGGCTGAACGTGCGGCAGAACTTTCTAGTGACTTTGCTCTAAAAATGGTCCAGAATCTTGTAGAAGGTGGCGTCAAATATATATTGTTACCTAACCGTTTTGTGGACCAGCGTACTGATTTGACAAGTTTTGGTGACATGCAAAACCAACAGGTTGTCCAAAAGATTGAACAATATCTTGCTTTGGACACCACTCCCGATGATGTGGAGATTATCTACGGGCACAATCAACGATTGCGTGCCAATATTGAGGAACAGGGTTTTGAAAAATTCGGATATAAAAGTATGGGCTTTTATATGATCTCCGACTGGGTTCCGGCCTATGGTTATGGCTTAGTCTCTGAAGACAACAGTGACATCTTCCCTACCAACGATCAGGAAGACATCTATGGTGGTTATGACAATTACTCAACCGACAGCAAATATTATAAGCCTGAAGCCGCTGGTTGGGAACCTGACGATTTCTACACTTATGACGAATACCATCTATCCAGCAGAAGCCAAAAACACATGGCTACATACCTCTTAAATTCTGACATTACAACAGATGATGGTATCTTCAATAAGGTTTATAACGGTGAAGTTAGTGATTTTGCTAAAGCGATTGCTGATGGTACGATTCCTGCAGAATACAGCAAAGTCTATACCTTCGGCGACAGCAGTATTGATATCGGTCGAGGTTTAGAAGTAACTACTGAGCTAGTAGAAAACCGAGGTAAACCAAAAAATTCGTCATACACAGTGAAACCAGGTGACAACCTGTGGACCATCTCAAAAGAGAAATACTACGGGGAACTAACCAATAAACGGATTGCGCGACAGGTTTGGGCTATCTACCAAGCCAACCAAGATCAGATTCAGAATCCAAACCTAATATATCCAAATCAAACTATTAAATTGCCAACAATGAATGGTTCCATGAACAAATGA
- a CDS encoding transposase — protein MRRTRYSEEFKMQAVKEAMETEKPSVVARRYDLNANMVGRWVREYKNGKFGNTDVASVPDIDTKELSSENDHLKQLLGEKDLEISVLRHLVKKQNPHLLKNLK, from the coding sequence ATGAGACGAACAAGATACTCAGAAGAATTCAAAATGCAGGCTGTAAAGGAAGCCATGGAGACGGAAAAGCCTTCTGTGGTTGCCCGTCGTTATGACTTAAATGCGAATATGGTTGGCCGCTGGGTCCGTGAATATAAAAACGGGAAATTTGGTAACACAGATGTCGCATCCGTGCCTGACATCGACACCAAAGAGCTTTCCAGTGAAAATGATCACTTGAAGCAGCTATTAGGTGAAAAAGACCTTGAAATTTCCGTGTTGCGGCATCTTGTAAAAAAGCAGAACCCTCACTTACTGAAAAACTTGAAGTAG
- a CDS encoding ornithine cyclodeaminase family protein, translated as MTLYLTENDVVSLLPMNNAIQAVESGLIELGYGRAQNQPRHRVSVGNTLLNTMSASMQETNILGVKNYATTPEGPKAYFLLFSDEAELLCLMEADELGRIRTGATTAMSTNYLARFNAKTLTMIGTGFQAETQLKAISEVRDLDKVRVWSRRESSVQNFCQKLQSEIQAEIVPTSNLQTAVQGADIVTTVTSATEPVFNSEWLSEGVHLNAVGNNKVNEREIDSLTIQQMNTIVTDSIEQSKTESGDLVIAAQENVPVWDRVGSLSDLVTGSDYRRKSNSQMTMFKSNGLAIEDLAVAYHVYQKAKESGAGTDMNI; from the coding sequence ATGACTTTATATTTAACAGAAAATGACGTCGTGTCTTTATTACCGATGAACAATGCTATTCAAGCGGTTGAATCCGGACTTATTGAACTGGGCTATGGCCGTGCCCAGAACCAGCCTCGTCACCGGGTTTCAGTCGGAAATACGTTACTTAATACCATGTCAGCGTCCATGCAAGAGACCAATATTCTAGGCGTCAAAAATTATGCAACAACACCGGAGGGCCCGAAAGCTTACTTTTTATTGTTTTCAGACGAAGCAGAACTTCTCTGTTTAATGGAAGCCGATGAATTAGGGCGCATACGAACAGGTGCTACAACGGCCATGTCAACTAATTATCTGGCACGTTTCAATGCTAAAACGCTGACTATGATTGGAACAGGTTTTCAGGCAGAAACCCAGCTAAAGGCTATCAGTGAAGTAAGAGACCTGGATAAAGTGAGAGTATGGAGCCGCCGCGAGTCGTCCGTTCAGAACTTTTGCCAAAAACTGCAGTCTGAGATTCAAGCTGAGATCGTACCCACCTCAAATCTGCAGACGGCCGTTCAGGGAGCAGATATTGTCACAACAGTCACAAGCGCGACAGAACCTGTTTTCAACAGCGAATGGCTGTCAGAAGGTGTTCACTTGAATGCTGTCGGTAATAATAAAGTAAATGAACGCGAAATTGACAGCTTAACGATACAGCAAATGAACACCATTGTTACTGACTCAATCGAACAATCCAAAACTGAATCCGGCGATCTGGTTATTGCCGCCCAGGAAAACGTTCCGGTATGGGACCGTGTTGGCAGTCTTTCAGATTTAGTAACCGGTTCCGACTACAGACGTAAATCCAACAGCCAAATGACCATGTTTAAATCAAACGGCCTAGCAATAGAAGATTTAGCAGTCGCCTATCATGTGTATCAGAAAGCTAAAGAATCAGGTGCCGGAACCGACATGAATATTTAG